In Ogataea parapolymorpha DL-1 chromosome I, whole genome shotgun sequence, the following are encoded in one genomic region:
- a CDS encoding putative membrane protein, whose amino-acid sequence MPSRVIKKLIICTALMIIAPLLTFFVSRAVFSNSIVSGGLAALVANIVLIGYVIVAFNEDIDKDSKEKKEE is encoded by the coding sequence ATGCCTAGTCGCGttatcaaaaagctcattATCTGCACCGCATTGATGATCATTGCTCCATTGCTCACCTTTTTCGTGAGCAGGGCAGTGTTCAGCAACTCCATCGTGTCAGGAGGCTTGGCGGCCTTAGTGGCCAACATCGTGTTGATTGGCTACGTGATTGTTGCGTTTAATGAGGATATTGACAAGGATTCgaaagaaaagaaggaagagtGA
- a CDS encoding Phytanoyl-CoA dioxygenase domain-containing protein: MLTQKQLAQFDRDGCIAIENYLSPETVKELNDEIQKLLGEIDLKTHPLTKFTTDEDEEHVGDDYFINSSDKIRYFFEVDAFENGELVKPLPKAVNKIGHGLHMKNEAFKKITITEDIAAICKQLGFKDPRALQSMVIIKQPEIGGKVPNHQDGEFLYTEPQSCIGFWFALEPCTLQNGCLSFVPGSHKTAEIKRRFVKDLENGGTKFVDPKTLKETKATNDPNDSEFVCVEIPAGSLVLIHNRVIHKSERNLSRMSRNAYTFHVIEGEAQYDELNWLQVPPTAPAGTAEFSKIYVN, encoded by the coding sequence aTGCTTACTCAAAAGCAGCTAGCACAATTTGATAGAGATGGCTGTATTGCCATTGAGAACTACCTCAGTCCTGAAACTGTAAAAGAGTTGAATGACGAGATTCAAAAACTACTGGGCGAGATCGATCTCAAAACACACCCTCTCACTAAGTTCACTACtgatgaggacgaggaacATGTTGGCGACGACTACTTTATCAACTCGTCAGACAAGATACGCTATTTTTTCGAGGTAGACGCTTTTGAAAAtggcgagctggtcaagCCATTGCCAAAGGCTGTCAACAAGATAGGACATGGGTTGCACATGAAAAACGAAGCGTTCAAGAAGATTACCATCACTGAAGATATTGCTGCAATATGCAAGCAACTGGGTTTCAAGGACCCTCGCGCGCTACAAAGTATGGTTATCATCAAGCAACCAGAAATTGGTGGGAAAGTGCCTAACCACCAGGACGGAGAGTTTCTTTACACAGAACCTCAATCTTGTATCGGATTCTGGTTTGCTTTGGAGCCTTGTACTCTGCAAAACGGATGTCTGAGCTTTGTGCCTGGTTCCCATAAAACTGCCGAGATCAAACGTCGTTTTGTGAaggatctggaaaatggtggcACGAAATTCGTGGATCCCAAAACACTCAAGGAAACTAAAGCTACAAACGACCCGAATGACTCAGAGTTTGTTTGTGTGGAAATTCCAGCTGGCAGCCTCGTGTTGATCCACAATAGAGTCATCCATAAATCCGAAAGAAACCTGTCCAGAATGTCCAGAAACGCATACACATTCCACGTTATCGAGGGTGAGGCACAATACGACGAGCTTAATTGGCTACAGGTTCCTCCCACTGCTCCTGCGGGTACTGCTgaattctccaaaatctaTGTGAATTGA
- a CDS encoding AP-3 complex subunit delta: MSRDIIRARLRPFGISFEKSLTDLIRGIRANNQDPEKLAAFFDKSIQECRAELKTNDLELKSMAILKLAYLEMYGYDMSWCSFHVLEVISSPKFQHKRIGYLAAMQLFQRQNNDDVLMLMTNLLKKDINSGNSVDTGVAISGIATIVTPELAQDICDDMVRMLSHSKPFIRKKAVLAMYKIFLKYPDALRLHFDKLIEKLDDEDGSVVSATVNVICELAHNNPKNYVELAPRLFGLLKESNNNWMVIRLLKLLSYLCLEEPRLRYILLPEVVDLMNSTTALSLVYESINCIHNGKMLTPDDTKVAKLIISKLIGFIQNSDQDLRYVGLLAFIKTCKIHKELIKKHEKVIMASTYDPDPTIREKSLELIDSLVTDRNIVSIVSRLLVQLIPVDEQAERLESINVETELAFQSPLIVSDKYRLLVITKIIQICSMDNYERIPNFQWYLGVLGDILNINAENRLAGVERMVTSQFMSVGLRVPSIRSRLVQRCLELVLDSSRLVSLKEGLYNCMWLVGEYYTDYITTLDDDDNDDSDNEEVYKITGAQIIKSVVAQEDFDTLTDLMDPTLGVYIQSMAKLFGKYCLSLRLNWGPEDRVHVIEVCQILIRWLEKFHQSVNFEVQERAISFTELLKLVLEAVETEEESFPNFLVSGYAQLFEQYPIKPVGPHAQSRIPIAIDLDTAIDHESISEFQRMLAGIEEKETLQRQQEEYEEELVSEINHSSDDHGEDEPLKGRPERSDRIGDPFYISMDTSTPDDVSISEPFVETKRKKPSKKKIKKEKVLVLGDEDPGEESASEPVFKPKKKKGRSKLLIDSSTLSDFDLTKSPDEPDHTEEVEIMRKEFEKLEQKQEPPVVVKKPKKPKKKKLVVIE, from the coding sequence ATGTCCAGGGATATAATAAGAGCGCGCTTGCGGCCGTTCGGGATTTCATTTGAGAAGTCTCTGACGGACCTCATCAGGGGGATCAGGGCGAATAATCAGGATCCTGAGAAATTGGCTGCGTTCTTCGACAAATCCATCCAGGAATGTCGGGCTGAGCTGAAAACAAACGACCTCGAACTAAAGTCCATGGCGATCCTCAAGCTAGCATACTTGGAGATGTACGGCTACGACATGAGCTGGTGCTCGTTCCACGTGCTGGAGGTCATTTCGTCGCCGAAGTTCCAACACAAAAGAATAGGATACCTTGCTGCGAtgcagctcttccaacgACAGAACAACGATGACGTGCTCATGCTTATGACCaatttgctgaaaaaggaCATCAATTCGGGCAATTCTGTGGATACAGGCGTGGCTATCAGCGGCATTGCGACCATAGTCACACCTGAGCTGGCACAGGATATCTGTGACGATATGGTGCGAATGCTTTCCCATTCCAAGCCATTCATCAGAAAAAAGGCCGTCTTGGCCATGTATAAGATCTTCCTCAAGTATCCTGACGCATTGAGACTGCATTTCGACAAATTGATagaaaagctggacgacgaagacggGTCCGTGGTCTCTGCCACTGTAAACGTCATTTGCGAGCTTGCTCATAATAATCCGAAAAACTACGTGGAGCTTGCGCCGCGACTCTTTGGGCTGCTAAAGGAATCGAACAACAACTGGATGGTTATCAGACTTCTGAAACTGTTGTCGTATCTGTGTCTTGAAGAGCCTCGTCTCCGCTATATATTGCTGCCAGAGGTGGTGGACCTCATGAACAGCACGACGGCACTTTCTTTGGTTTATGAGTCAATCAATTGCATCCACAATGGAAAAATGCTTACGCCTGACGATACCAAAGTTGCAAAACTGATAATCAGCAAACTGATCGGCTTTATTCAAAACAGCGATCAGGATTTGAGGTATGTTGGGTTGCTGGCGTTCATCAAAACCTGCAAAATTCACAAggagctcatcaaaaagcatGAAAAAGTCATTATGGCATCCACCTACGATCCCGACCCCACAATCAGAGAAAAGTCTTTGGAACTGATTGATTCTCTCGTGACCGACAGGAACATCGTTTCTATTGTGTCCAGACTACTTGTCCAGTTGATTCCTGTGGATGAGCAGGCAGAAAGATTGGAATCCATTAACGTTGAGACTGAATTGGCGTTTCAGAGTCCTCTCATCGTGTCAGATAAGTATAGGCTGCTTGTCATCACCAAAATCATCCAGATCTGCTCCATGGACAATTACGAGCGCATTCCAAATTTCCAATGGTATCTTGGTGTTCTTGGCGACATTCTCAATATCAATGCCGAGAACAGGCTTGCTGGAGTTGAAAGAATGGTCACATCGCAATTCATGAGTGTGGGATTGAGGGTTCCAAGTATTCGCAGCAGATTGGTTCAACGCTGTCTGGAGCTGGTACTTGATAGTTCGCGACTGGTCAGCTTAAAGGAAGGTCTATACAATTGCATGTGGCTTGTTGGGGAGTACTATACAGACTATATCACGACACTGGATGACGACGATAACGACGACAGTGATAACGAGGAAGTGTACAAAATCACAGGCGCACAAATTATTAAGAGCGTTGTGGCCCAGGAAGACTTTGATACTCTCACTGACCTCATGGATCCTACACTCGGTGTTTATATTCAGTCTATGGCCAAACTATTTGGGAAGTACTGTCTCTCTTTGAGACTGAATTGGGGTCCTGAAGACCGGGTGCACGTGATCGAGGTTTGCCAAATATTGATCAGGTGGCTGGAGAAATTCCATCAGTCTGTGAATTTTGAGGTTCAGGAGCGCGCTATTTCCTTTACTGAACTTCTGAAGCTCGTACTGGAGGCTGTCGAGACGGAGGAAGAGAGCTTCCCCAATTTTCTGGTCTCTGGGTACGCGCAGCTATTTGAACAATATCCAATTAAGCCTGTTGGTCCACACGCCCAAAGTCGCATCCCTATAGCCATAGACCTGGACACAGCTATTGACCACGAGTCTATTTCTGAATTCCAGCGGATGCTTGCTGGAAtcgaggaaaaagagaCTCTGCAGCGTCAGCAGGAGGAATACGAGGAAGAACTGGTGTCCGAGATCAACCATTCATCCGATGACCAtggcgaggacgagccaCTTAAAGGTCGCCCAGAGCGCTCCGACAGGATAGGCGATCCATTCTATATCTCGATGGACACAAGCACTCCGGATGATGTCTCAATTTCAGAACCTTTTGTGGAGACCAAACGCAAGAAGCCtagcaaaaagaagatcaaaaaggagaaaGTGCTTGTTCTGGGCGACGAAGACCCTGGCGAAGAGTCTGCTTCTGAGCCTGTGTTCAAgccgaagaagaagaagggcaGAAGTAAGTTACTCATTGACTCTTCGACTCTGTCGGACTTCGACCTCACTAAATCACCTGACGAACCTGACCACACCGAGGAGGTAGAGATAATGCGAAAagagtttgagaaactAGAGCAAAAACAGGAGCCGCCTGTGGTGGTTaaaaagccaaagaagccaaagaagaagaagctcgtGGTGATTGAGTAG
- a CDS encoding Ribosome biogenesis protein ENP2, producing MVLKSTTANDVSVYQISGTNVARSLPDWIARKRKRALKNDIDYQNRVELIQDFEFSEASNRIRVTRDGQYAMATGTYKPQIHVYDFANLSLKFERHTDCENVDFLLLSDDWTKSVHLQNDRSIEFQVKGGMHYRTRVPKFGRSLAYNEVNCDLYVGAAGNEIYRLNLEQGRFMQPFEIDSESGVNILDINNVHGLVGAGLEDGTVEFWDHRARQRVVKMEIIDGSEMPSTQVTALKFRNDGLNMAVGTSNGVSLLYDLRRSQPLMTKDQGYGFAINKITWLDDSSSVSNKIMTSDKKIAKIWDRHSGDLFASMEPSVDINDVEYIPDSGMFFMANESIPMHTYYIPALGPAPKWCSFLDNITEELEEKPSDTVYSNYRFITKQDVVRLNISHLIGTKVMRAYMHGYFIDTELYDKVNLIANPNAIQDQREREIKKRVEKERESRIRSTGAISNTKIKVNKDYATKLGQKLGSDAAEQVVNDDRFKEMFEDPMFQIDEESHDYKQLNPVQGSKPLTAAEESDEEKMNPGGDSDSESDSESESESEDEATIQKRQEIRRKQDQRLREELEKEEYLKKIQTVSMKPLDAAAELTGKTDHKNLSFGKRLKDVNREREQEREQKQQVRVHKNVRGEAEISFVPQKKKKVRIESNEDRGKTRQNYEGRRRASKNAFRGM from the coding sequence ATGGTTTTAAAATCTACGACTGCCAACGACGTCTCGGTCTACCAGATCTCGGGAACTAACGTGGCCAGATCTCTTCCCGATTGGATTGCCCGTAAACGCAAGCgggctttgaaaaatgatATCGATTACCAGAATCGTGTGGAGTTAATCCAAGATTTTGAGTTCAGTGAAGCCTCTAACCGGATCAGAGTCACTCGCGATGGCCAATATGCGATGGCAACGGGAACTTACAAGCCACAGATTCACGTTTATGACTTTGCCAACCTTTCTCTCAAGTTCGAGCGCCACACGGACTGTGAGAATGTGGACTTCCTGCTTCTCAGTGACGACTGGACCAAGTCTGTGCATTTGCAAAATGATCGCTCCATCGAGTTTCAGGTGAAAGGGGGAATGCATTACAGAACCCGTGTTCCTAAATTTGGTCGCTCTTTGGCGTACAACGAGGTGAACTGTGATTTGTATGTGGGAGCGGCGGGAAACGAGATCTACAGACTCAACTTGGAACAAGGACGCTTCATGCAGCCTTTTGAGATAGATAGTGAGTCTGGTGTTAACATTCTTGATATAAACAATGTTCACGGCCTGGTCGGTGCCGGACTAGAGGACGGCACCGTGGAGTTTTGGGATCACAGGGCAAGACAGAGAGTGGTCAAGATGGAGATCATTGACGGTTCTGAAATGCCCTCTACCCAAGTCACAGCACTCAAATTCCGCAATGATGGGCTAAACATGGCTGTGGGTACCTCAAATGGAGTCTCATTGTTGTATGACCTCCGTCGATCGCAACCTTTAATGACTAAAGACCAAGGTTATGGATTCGCAATTAACAAGATAACCTGGTTGGACGATAGTTCTAGTGTGAGCAACAAAATTATGACCTCGGACAAAAAAATCGCTAAAATATGGGACCGTCACAGCGGCGATCTGTTTGCTAGCATGGAACCAAGTGTTGATATAAATGATGTGGAGTACATTCCTGACTCCGGCATGTTTTTCATGGCTAACGAATCGATTCCTATGCATACTTATTACATCCCAGCTCTCGGCCCAGCTCCTAAATGGTGTTCTTTCCTCGACAACATCaccgaggagctggaagagaagcCTTCAGACACAGTTTACTCGAACTATAGATTCATCACCAAGCAAGACGTCGTTCGTCTCAATATCTCTCATCTCATCGGTACAAAGGTTATGCGTGCGTACATGCATGGTTATTTCATTGACACCGAGCTGTACGACAAGGTGAACCTGATTGCCAATCCTAACGCAATTCAAGACCAACGTGAGCGTGAAATCAAGAAGCGTGTGgagaaagaaagagaatCTCGTATCCGGAGTACTGGAGCCATTTCTAACACTAAGATTaaggtcaacaaggactATGCTACCAAGCTTGGACAGAAACTTGGTTCTGATGCTGCAGAGCAAGTTGTCAACGATGATCGTTTCAAGGAGATGTTTGAGGACCCAATGTTCCAAattgacgaggagtcgCATGACTACAAGCAGCTTAATCCTGTCCAGGGTAGTAAGCCACTGACGGCAGCTGAGGAgtccgacgaggagaaaatgaaCCCTGGAGGAGATAGTGATAGTGAAAGTGATAGTGAAAGTGAGAGCGAAAGTGAGGACGAGGCTACTATCCAGAAACGCCAGGAGATCAGAAGGAAGCAGGACCAAAGACTGagagaggagctggagaaagaagaatacctcaaaaaaatacagaCTGTTTCCATGAAACCTTTGGACGCTGCAGCCGAACTGACAGGAAAAACAGACCACAAGAATTTGTCGTTTGGCAAGCGACTGAAGGATGTTAATAGGGAAAGAGaacaagaaagagaacagAAGCAGCAAGTCAGGGTGCACAAAAACGTTCGTGGAGAGGCCGAGATAAGCTTTGTTCcacagaagaagaagaaggtgcGGATTGAAAGCAACGAAGATAGAGGCAAAACGCGGCAGAATTATGAAGGAAGACGTCGTGCAAGTAAGAACGCTTTCAGGGGTATGTGA